The sequence below is a genomic window from Lolium perenne isolate Kyuss_39 chromosome 7, Kyuss_2.0, whole genome shotgun sequence.
aaaatgctaaactctttaaagaaaaagttaaaaaatggcatgatagaaggattatcaaaagagaatttaatattggggataaagtcctattgtatcggtctctgcCTCGCATTCTTTGCagtggaaattactctcgaaatgggaaggaccatatgttgtcgaggaggtgtatcgttcaggagcaattaaaattagctctctccaaggcaatgctacgcaagtggtgaatggacaaagactcaagcattatatctcgggtgattcctataatgttgatgttgatattattcaagtggaaacgccagaggctttcatcaaagggcaaattgacagtccgccagaactcgactttgaataggtaacagtactggtaatgaaaagtacgcgatttactttccgaacaaaatttttgctgtttttggaaaatatgaaaaattacgagatcgaaacggagtggaaagtacgcacgagggcgtgccaccataggccggcgcggcctgacctgggcccgcgccgacctatggtctggccgcctcgtcgcccctttccgactctggttcgatctggtactttccttttgtcgtgaaattttttgctatataatcccccggacccctggaggtccgtatatcattttctcgacgtgttttgtttcgagtgctGTTTCGCCAGATCtgctttcggtctagaagcaccatggcctccaacaacaagggcaaggggctttcggaggaagaagtgaagagggtgccatcaagacaagagcagcaagccgttgggagcaagcaaatcttggtgggatctgttgacactcgacgttctttttctcataacttgcagggatctttaccacccgctcttagcctcgactccttccctgtgttggaagaagctctacggactaccgatgagttttgtgatcaatatcgggctctgagaagagaagtggagatactccaggaggagaattggcgtctccgaagaatgctggaataccactcgattcacatcacaaggtcatcatcgccaacttcagataacaatgaatctcttcgagtcttagtgcagaattgccaagctgagaaaccgaagccgaaggagatctgtaagaagcgcgggaggagttcatcaccaccatcgccgcaggagtaattcatcatcggtattggcatccccttggtttgttccaagcttgggggagtgccgcggtatcacattatcactatcttttactttttattgtcaagtagtgtcatatcatgagtagggaagttatcatataagatgggttgcagtttggaagtatctctcctttagttggttatctatgtatcccttggtgtgagttattgttatggaatattaatgagaagtcttatcatttacatattgcacatcttattttagcttgcaatctctattatatgatttaccttgttgttagtattggtatcactttgggagcattgaataaatctatttggttttggcaaacttagcattggtcaatagcaacaacactttgaggtttaagtagaaaagagaaatacatgtagttgtttcattgtctttctttcttgttagctcatagcttattattctgaagttaaaattgtttgtgcttacaaggaagatgcatgattgtttctatcacatgtatatttgtttgtttccctcaactcttatgcttgctaattaaccttgctagccaaaaacctgtactgagagggaatacttctcgtgtatccaaaccttagcccaaacctatgtcatttgtgtccaccataactacctactacatggtattttctgccattccaagtaaatacttcgtgtgctacctttaaacaattcaaaacttattatctcttatttgtgtcaatgttttatagctcatgaggaagtatgtggtgttttatctttcaatcttgttgggcaactttcaccaatggactagcggcttcatccgtttatccaataattttgcaaaaagaggtggcaatgggattcctaaattccaaattaattaaactaaatagacactcctccatggtatgtgattgatggacggcacccgaaggattcggttagccatggcttgtgtaagcaaaggttggggggagtgtcatcatcataataaaaccaaaataaaaaggcactccttcattgtatgagattgttggcaggcacccgaggattcggttagccatggtttgtgaaagaaaggttggaaggagtgccacataaaatgaaaataatatgggagccgctctttgaaggttgtctggcaagggggttagagtacccgctaccagtcgttgacaacaacaaacacctctcaaaatattacttttattatctctatatgatttcaaaactaaaaaagctctagcacatgatttaatccctgcttccctctgcgaagggcctgtcttttactttatgttgagtcagtaaacctatttccctccatctcaagcaagcatttgagtagttgtgatcaaaccattatattgtgatttgcttcatcatgtcttttattcttccttgtttagtacaagttttatctgaatgaatatagctttgcaagttatcaatgattatgaggagaccattatgattgagtatgcaagttgtgccatataaactttaacatgagagcgctgctcaatgagataagtataatctgttaattgttctctgaccaagaacgaagtttgccatcaccaactatgatttcttatgcacctttatttgtgattactttatacttgtttcaagttgagttatatgaggaagttgtttactagaatgtcttgtgtgaatgaatatgatgcttcttgtccgtattttatttgtcgactcttcactccataaacatgtggtcctgttttatcgagttcgatttcgcttggggacaagcgaagtctaagcttggggggagttgatacgtccaatttgcatcactattttatatcataatttgctgttattcattgatatatttcatatttggacacaatacttatgttatttcatctattttgcatgtttcatcattattggaggatcaagcaccggagccaggattctcgctggaaaaagcacaaatgtaacgcaatatttcggaagatcaactgtggaaggaaattataccaaaaatcctatttttcaagatgacgaaggaagccgaaggaggagccgagaaggcccaaggtggggctgcaccacaggccggcgcggcccatggcctggccgcgccaccatgtggtgtgggggccccacagcccctttcgcctccttttcttcgcgaaacccttcgtcccgaagacctaagccacaaagggtacctcacgaagagttacagccgcctctgcggggcggagaacaccagagagaaaagagctctccggcgggcaggaatccgccggggaaattccctcccggagggggaaatcgacgccatcgtcaccgtcatcgagctggacatcatctccatcaccatcatcatcatcatctccaccatcatcaccaccgtctccaccgctggacaccgtcaccgccgtagcaatttgggtttgatcttgattgtttgataggggaaactctcccggtatcgatttctacttgttgttgatgctattgagtgaaaccattgaaccaaggtttatgttcagattgttattcatcatcatatcacctctgatcatgttccatatgatgtctcgtgagtagttcgtttagttcttgaggacatgggtgaagtctaactgttagtagtgaactatggttgagtaatattcaatgctatgatatttaagttgtggtgttattcttctagtggtgtcatgtgaacgtcgactacatgacacttcacctttatgggcctaggggaatgcatcttgtactcgtttgccgattgcggggttgccggagtgacagaaacctaaacccccgttggtatatcgatgcaggagggatagcaggatctcagagtttaaggctgtggttagatttattcttaattactttcttgtagttgcggatgcttgcaaggggtataatcacaagtatgtattagtcctaggaagggcggtacattagcataggttcacccacacaacacttatcataacaatgaagattatttagccgtatgtagcgaaagcactagactaaaatcccgtgtgtcctcgagaacgtttggtcattataagtaaacaacccggcttgtcctttgtgctaaaaaagattgggccactcgctgcaattgttactctcgcactttacttactcgtactttattcaactgttacatcaaaaccccctgaatacttgtctgtgagcatttacagtgaatccttcatcgaaactgcttgtcaacaccttctgctcctcgttgggatcgacattcttacttatcgaaaatactacgatacaccccctatacttgtgggtcatcagctgcagaaggaagttaaatcttcttcctcgaaactGGACGGTGCAGTCAAAATAGCCGCTGTAGCTCGCCAagaggtcgactccctgaaggaggaattgggcaagctgaaggagaagtTGAAAGAAGAGGAAGCGTCTAGGTTCGTCGCCGAGGCTCGGGCGACTGAAAAAGATGAACTTCTtcgccagtcttccttggctttacttggtaatttcttttatatttctctGTCGATTATTATGCTTATGAATTCGATTCTTTGTCAGTAATCTTTTCTATTTCATTCtcttgcagaagccgccaacatccctgccaatgccttggacaagattccaaacaactctccgacaaacggtgtgtcgatgactctcgcctcccaccagcttacacgtgagcttcttgaaaagggcaaaggtgccatggcgcggatgcactcgatgatcttccccaagatcaatcaagacaagactctggggcagttgatcgatgccttcgcagtcgacaccaaggaggttatcgaggtattcaaacgcacttcgcgtacctatggtgccctcctagccttccaacttatgatgggtcatggcttcaaggccgatatcgaagagatgtctaaggagctgccgaaagagcaagatgggcgattcattgatttaagcatcttcaaaacgtcagcccttaagtgtgcacgccagctccttgagctggtttcatcaaggaaaacATCGGCTagccccagtttatcgactcagacccaagccccttgatttttgtaacaaacttctctttgagttgatgtgaaacaatgttctgtttcaaaacttatgtttgtaataaactccgtgctggcaatgttgctagtacactattattatgatattttcacttgcactctcccgatgggagtatcctcTGATGTTGATGCGAAGCGATCCGTCATGCCTTTGACGCTGTTCCttgcaggttttcccagtgcctgcatttgttgatgattcttcgggtgctctttctgaagatgatcgaatccagcgtatgaaggatcggatcgcgcagatggaaaaggatcttCGCAgtacctatgccttggctgccattatcaagaagaagggcgagatagcagccgacgtagagcgctatgctcttactgaactgcataaagCCACTGAAAActtaaactgtaagttccctggtcCTTGTGCTCATTACTCTTTGTCGAAACCACATTGCTTGATCTTCCATtgattcctttgctagtcatagctctgaaccgtgctgaagagaacaagcggatccaCGAGCGCGTTAACGCATTGACTCAGCTGTCATCAGCCGAGGAAATTTTCTGGAGggagcactcgaaagcttcggctgtcgcacaattccaggatcgggtccagcaggtccaccatttcttcgacaagtgctataaagccctaagggtaatttggaggacgatgttccccttgaacgcggtccctcctacgctgttgactctgatgtctgaatttgggaataccaagaagattcgagacttggtgcgagctcaggtttttgcaggggccagatttacacttgccctcGTCCTTGCACGTTATCCTTCGGCGAATCTGCTGGCTATCGCCAACACAGTTGGTGATTTGGAGACACTGTACCCGAAAGTGttgttgcccgccaatataattgtcgacaagcttgaaaagaattcaaaggtacctgaagaaagagagACTCCGCAAGAGTAATTCAGGGTTAAGTTTTTATTGTAAATAGTTACTTTGGCTACTTCGTCCAAGCGTTTGGATTGCATAGTTGAAACTTTTTGTTCGGtatatacatgtatatgtacttttaccgtgtcaatgccgttggcaaattttgaaggagaaaATCTTAATTTCCCATTTAAACgcatgtgtattcgttggtcagcaaattatttgagtgatcagctcgtgttgcaggtcttgctaaacccgttgtatgtgcaactttgctttcaaccgatgtatgttcggAGAGCTtctcccgaatatatcgggtgCATTAACTCTGCCGATGAGCTCGTTGTTCTATggtatttccataagtgaaatatcgaacgtgggttgtgttataTGTCTTTCCaacctcttgctatttacggcgctcgtagaggcatctatagccgaGGGAAGTGTTAgtgtccttgtttattttgcatcctgtagcactcgtagaggctttttcggagcacgatcttttgccgcgtactacgttgcaccgtcgttcgccaaggggcgtaagcaaggtttacgatgatgcggtttaggtgcttcgaattactgcaatgcttttcaaggaatcagaatttaagttcttattaataatagaaacacgggactaaagggcgaaaaaaggGAGAGCCCTGTTTGAAAAGGAAGGGAAAACTAAACACTAGTAAACTGCTTAAGCGAGTAAatggttcttcttatcttctagCTTGTCTACCACGTTAGTGGCTATAAAATACGTTTGGGAAGAAAATTAGCTTATAGAAGGGTGTTGTAAAATACCTAGAGTACCCTGTTTATTTTATTCCGCTTTCCAATTTAGCATAGCAACCTGTTAGTACGATCGTTACTTTTTTTAGCCCTATTCATGAAGATTGACGTCTATGCATTACATGTGATGGATAAAGTGAGAGCTTCATTCACATGTTAAATTTTCTACATGATTCACAATACATAATTTGGAGGGTTGCAAAAAACCATCACATATAAAGACCATTGCTCAACTATTATGGATTTGAACATACGTGACCAACATAAGCGGAGTTCTCAAGAAAGAAAAGACAAACTTTGAGTTCTCGAGACAAAAGATGACATACACGAGTCATAAACTCAAATGGGATCGGAACGACCATATTTGGCCATATACTTTCGCTTAAGCCAATTAAGCCGATCTTCTATCACTGGCATATGGAGGAACATCTCCCGTTGCTCCTTTTTAACAAACAACTCAGTGGCAATGAAATGCTCATCACTACCAATAGCTGCACTACATTCAACTACCAAGTCCATCACGGAATTGATAGTGCAAGTGTCATCTTTCTTCGTGTAAGACTCTAATGATAACTGAGTCCTCTCAGCCAAAACACCAAGTTTTTTAATCTCCTCTTGCATCACTTGGGATGTCTTCAACTTTTTCGACTTGTCACCCACGACCTTTGCAGCTCTCTTCCCTTTGGAACTGGCAGGGGATTCATCTATCTCGTCAATATCAATAGTATCATCTCCTTCAAGATTAACAAGATCTTCTTCGGCGGCTGGTTGTGGCAAATCTCCGGATGTTGGACACCAATGGTCACTTCCATCATTATTGATATCTTCAAACATAACCTTCAGATGTTCCTCGTTCCGAATACCTTGCTTTTGAAACCTGCCACAACCTGGAATGTCCTGTAAAAAGATGTAACACATATTACCACAAATAATAATTTTGAAACATCATAGCCATGTACATTACGAAAGAGACTTACAATTTTGGCTTTCTTCCACCACTCTTTGTCTTGTTCAAATGTTTCCCTCGTATGATCCCAGCCGGCACCTGTTTGTTTGAGCAACCTTTTCCATATGCTATACTCATTTTTCAATTTGTCACATTTGTTCTTCAGTTGCGACTTCTTTAATGATATGCCCGTCTTATCTTTAAACCTCCTTGCTACCTCGTCATATCCAACATTATTCAAGTGGGTACTTGATGGATTCCCACGACCAACTTCCTCAGAAAATAATTCGGTAACTATACTAGTATTTTCATCAGTCCATGCAATGGCAGCCATTCTTCAAAAAAATATAAAACTTGTCACACAAAAGTTGTACAATCTATTCACGATGTGaatatcacatatatcttctagtgTTCAACATGTACAGATCGTAATGTCACACAAAAGTATTCACCACGTACAGACCATATATATCAAGCTGTGCTATCAGATTGGCCTAAAAAAAGCTGTGCTATCCGATCTATTCATCATGTACAGATCTCAAATATTTTCTACTGATCACCATGTATGATCTATCAAGATACGCAGTAGCGCCATGTACAGATCATGTACGCAGTAGCACCATGTACAGAAAAGCAAAAGGTGCAGTGAAGAATATTGTCATACCTTCCAGCGGCTACCTACTGGAAGTCAAGTACGACTAGGGAATCCCTCGAGTAGGAAGACAACGACGACGAGTCCCTTGGTTGCTTCGTTGGATGCTGCGGTGAAGGTCGATTGGAGGTAGTAAGGGGCGGACGAGAGAAGGCAGGGCCGCTAGCATAGGGGGCGTCAGAGTGCCTCTAGAGGGCGGGGATCCTGCCTGAGATGGGGGCGGCGGCGTGCCCTAGTCGCCAGTTCGTAATGAGGAGAGGAATCGTGGGCGAGCCTACAGAAAAACGATTTGGCTGGGCTGAAAAGATGGGGTAGTTTAGTGGCATTGGTGGGTAATTAAACTCAAGCGGACGGTTAGATGGATATTAGGAGGTGAAGTGGAGTTGCTGAAGCACCTCCCTCGCTGCTTCGACAAAATGAACTGGCGGGGCTATTGGCTTCACTCCGGTAAATAGGTGAAGTTGATGCGTTTGGGACAGCTTCAGCTGCTCCATCGGTGGATTGGTGGAGTGGAGCTATCCCAAACACATCCTAAGTTGTCATTAAAAATTTATACTAAGCACTTTTACGTCTTTAGAAATCGTTGTCCCTAAGACTTAAATAATATTTAAACTGATGTAGCATTTAGCATACAGTTTTGATTGACCACGATTTTCTGAAGTACCCATCAACCTGAACAACATAACTATGTTGATGGTGGTAAACTGGTAACTATAAGTTAATCCTCATACAACTACTATTTCTATCATAAAAAAATTACAAATTCCAAAGTAGAAACATACGTTGACATGGAATTGGTGTATTTTTTCATTAAGTTAACAATGAGACGTCTTTAAGTGAACTATGTCTAAATCTGGACAAAACACAAAAACATGGCAAACTCACATCTACCAAACAATAGTTTGTAACACTTGAAAGTATTAGAGTTTGTGTCTATATGTGATTTTGAATCTCTTAATCTATAAATATCTTGATAGAAATTTCTACTCCATGAGTTTAATATCTTACTCAAGGTTGGCAAAAAAATAGTATAGTTTAGCTTACCTTTAACTTCTAGTAGGCATTCCAGAGTGTGTGACACATGATAAAGTGGTTTGTCAACCAGAGAAATTTCTTTAGTGCAACTTATATCTGTTTCTATCTGAAAAGATGTTGTTAAATATATGTACAAATATTTGTCTCTAATGCAACAAGCATGTGTTTCCGCCAGTTCTTCTGATATAACTAAAATTTGTTGCGATATACCATGAGAAATTTCTTGTGATAAAACTAAACTTCGTTTCAAATGGCTAGAGAACTTCGATTATAATTTCGTCTCCTGCAAGTATTAAAATACTATCAGTTTGAAAACTAGATTTATTCAAATTTAATGGATTGTTTTGACAATACAAATCCAACGTTTCCATGAAAAAA
It includes:
- the LOC127315426 gene encoding L10-interacting MYB domain-containing protein-like; its protein translation is MAAIAWTDENTSIVTELFSEEVGRGNPSSTHLNNVGYDEVARRFKDKTGISLKKSQLKNKCDKLKNEYSIWKRLLKQTGAGWDHTRETFEQDKEWWKKAKIDIPGCGRFQKQGIRNEEHLKVMFEDINNDGSDHWCPTSGDLPQPAAEEDLVNLEGDDTIDIDEIDESPASSKGKRAAKVVGDKSKKLKTSQVMQEEIKKLGVLAERTQLSLESYTKKDDTCTINSVMDLVVECSAAIGSDEHFIATELFVKKEQREMFLHMPVIEDRLNWLKRKYMAKYGRSDPI